In the genome of Lynx canadensis isolate LIC74 chromosome X, mLynCan4.pri.v2, whole genome shotgun sequence, one region contains:
- the LOC115507855 gene encoding 60S ribosomal protein L36a-like — protein MVNIPKTCWTLCKKCGKYQQHKVTQYKKGNDSLYAQRKQHYDRKQNGYSERIKPIFWKKKKKTTKRVMLRIDCIEPNYRCMKMLAIKRLKHLELRGHKKRKGHMIYF, from the coding sequence ATGGTGAACATTCCTAAAACCTGCTGGACTCTCTGTAAGAAGTGTGGCAAGTACCAACAACACAAAGTGACACAATACAAGAAGGGCAATGATTCTCTGTATGCCCAGAGAAAGCAGCATTATGACAGGAAGCAGAATGGCTACAGTGAGCGGATTAAGCcgattttctggaaaaaaaaaaaaaaaacaacaaagagggTTATGCTGAGGATTGACTGTATTGAACCCAACTACAGATGTATGAAAATGCTGGCTATTAAAAGACTCAAGCATTTGGAATTGAGAGgacataagaaaagaaagggcCACATGATCTATTTCTAA